From the Nodularia sp. NIES-3585 genome, one window contains:
- a CDS encoding ABC transporter permease, producing the protein MRRYWQVLRLFWSTAIASEMEYRLNFLIATLSSLGNLAGSLFGLFLFYRTDYTFTGWSWSAALVVLGIFTVLQGFVASFLAPNLDRIVRHVQEGTLDFVLLKPIRSQFWLSTHTLSPWGLPDLVFGSIVIGYAGTRLGLGINNYLVSAVPLLFGLAILYSLWFILGATSIWFVKIYNATEVLRGLLEAGRYPMVAYPTAYRFFFTFVVPVAFLTTIPAEAMLGRGHINWSIGAGVLAVVLFWVSNRFWKFALRFYTSASS; encoded by the coding sequence ATGAGAAGATATTGGCAAGTATTAAGGCTATTTTGGAGTACCGCGATCGCATCTGAGATGGAGTATCGCCTCAATTTTCTCATAGCTACCCTCAGCAGTTTGGGCAATCTCGCAGGTAGTCTTTTTGGATTATTCTTATTTTACCGTACTGATTACACCTTTACTGGCTGGTCATGGTCTGCCGCTTTGGTGGTTTTGGGAATTTTTACTGTGCTACAAGGCTTTGTAGCTAGCTTTCTCGCCCCAAACTTGGATCGGATTGTTCGCCATGTCCAGGAAGGTACATTAGATTTTGTACTACTTAAACCTATCCGCAGTCAGTTTTGGCTTTCTACCCATACCTTGTCACCTTGGGGATTACCAGATTTAGTTTTTGGCAGTATTGTCATTGGCTATGCAGGTACACGCTTAGGTTTAGGAATCAATAATTACCTCGTGAGTGCAGTCCCCTTATTATTCGGCTTGGCAATCCTTTATAGCTTGTGGTTTATCCTGGGTGCAACTAGCATTTGGTTTGTAAAAATATACAACGCCACTGAAGTTTTACGGGGTTTATTAGAAGCTGGTAGATATCCTATGGTAGCTTATCCCACCGCTTACCGCTTCTTCTTCACTTTTGTAGTACCTGTGGCATTTTTAACAACGATACCAGCAGAAGCGATGTTGGGTCGGGGTCACATTAACTGGTCGATAGGTGCAGGAGTGTTAGCTGTAGTGCTGTTCTGGGTTTCCAATCGTTTTTGGAAATTTGCTTTGCGCTTTTATACCAGTGCTTCGAGTTAG
- a CDS encoding Abi-alpha family protein, producing MTEYRHNMAEDSSLDLVSLRKLTEAVLDQAWSQLVETACNTFKELIAPITSTTGDVGRLISAKFDRLVDAEKVIAAQIMARAAEKASASNRQRNKFPKSSIILKIIESSSSETDLTLQELWTNLMANELVDSCIHPEFVRILTRLSASDVYRLIEIAQKSSPPKRVTIRFKILGLKFNLKENLDYPLSFINAHLCNIGLIQKRDLKVEKTNIVGSSFRVKDARYWELTVIGKAFIEAVNNPSLKAF from the coding sequence ATGACAGAATATCGACACAATATGGCAGAGGATAGTAGTCTTGATCTAGTAAGCCTAAGAAAGCTTACCGAAGCTGTTCTCGATCAGGCTTGGAGTCAACTAGTTGAAACTGCTTGCAATACATTCAAAGAATTGATTGCACCCATAACATCAACAACAGGTGATGTTGGTAGACTCATTAGTGCCAAGTTTGACCGCTTAGTTGATGCTGAAAAAGTAATTGCCGCGCAAATTATGGCACGGGCTGCGGAAAAAGCATCTGCTAGTAACCGCCAGCGAAATAAATTTCCTAAGTCTTCAATTATCCTGAAAATAATTGAGTCCTCATCTAGTGAAACGGATCTGACACTGCAAGAGTTATGGACAAATTTAATGGCTAATGAGCTTGTTGATAGTTGTATCCATCCAGAATTTGTCCGGATTTTAACACGATTAAGTGCTAGTGATGTTTATCGACTAATAGAAATTGCACAGAAATCAAGTCCACCTAAAAGAGTAACAATAAGGTTTAAAATATTGGGACTTAAATTTAATTTAAAAGAAAATTTGGATTATCCTTTGAGTTTTATTAATGCACATTTATGTAACATTGGGCTGATCCAAAAACGAGACTTAAAGGTGGAAAAAACAAATATTGTCGGCTCAAGTTTTAGAGTAAAAGATGCTCGTTATTGGGAGCTAACTGTGATTGGTAAAGCATTTATAGAAGCTGTCAACAATCCTAGTCTTAAAGCATTTTAG
- a CDS encoding ABC transporter substrate-binding protein, with the protein MAKFALLIGVSEYEPGLAPLPAAIRDVEAMQRVLQHPEIGHFDEVKKLVNPQKQAMAEAIEHLFNARQKDDLILLFFSGHGIKDESGKLYFATHNTRKTNDGSLFKATTVAARDVHDVMSNSRSKREVVILDCCFSGAFAEGMSAKDNGFVDVKNQLGGEGRAVLTSSTSTQYSFEDIGSDTSTYTRYVVEGLETGAADKDQDGWITVDELHEYAARKVQEAAPAMKPEIYAIKEGYKINLAKAPNDHPHLKYRREVEYWVEGGNGEISSIGRAVLEELKNELKLTNEEANKIETQVLAPMEIYKDKLHKYEEALRKEIEACFPLSDKIRSDLHRLQQVLGLTDEACDQIEARIIVEKKAPPCPEDNIPIFQNGHIWNYLVVGIVGIIIGITLGAMFRPQSVSKSCPVLEEYITGDRISVGEEILLTQDTNPDKQAGVQAFAKGDCRTAIQKFESYRKIKPTDPEALIYLNNAIAIHSKKYLKIAVSVPIGTHPNIAKEMLRGVAQAQDEVNQNNIDGKLLKVAIANDDNNPTEALNLANSFVEDTNILAVVGHNSSNASNSAASVYEQGGLVMMSPTSYAQDISSIGNYIFRTAPSIESITESVALYAIKKMNKNNFLICVDQNVDNGAVKNNFTQIVKKTGGTINPIGCNFSSSKLSPRFDPNFNPSTIISQAQNSGADSLLLAHYVDKSRDTTRQGLAVVKANQGQLSLFGTPAIFTGESLQEGKYINGIIISVPWHSQAVPNDPFEQKSRKLWGGPVNWRTATSYDATKAIIAGLQKTNTLEGNTRERLKQSLRDSDFAIDGATGKIQFSPSGDRVDNPMFLVQIQQKPGTNNYEFVPIKD; encoded by the coding sequence ATGGCGAAATTTGCACTGCTAATCGGAGTCAGTGAATATGAACCTGGACTTGCCCCATTACCAGCAGCGATCAGAGATGTGGAAGCAATGCAGCGAGTTTTACAGCACCCAGAAATTGGCCATTTTGATGAAGTCAAAAAGCTGGTAAATCCTCAAAAACAAGCAATGGCAGAAGCCATAGAACATTTATTTAATGCTCGTCAGAAAGATGACCTGATATTGCTATTTTTTTCTGGACATGGCATCAAAGACGAGAGCGGAAAACTGTATTTTGCGACTCATAACACCCGTAAAACTAACGACGGCTCACTGTTTAAAGCCACAACAGTAGCAGCTAGGGATGTGCATGATGTCATGAGTAATAGCCGCTCCAAACGTGAGGTAGTAATTCTTGATTGCTGCTTTAGTGGCGCGTTTGCTGAGGGGATGTCAGCAAAAGATAATGGTTTTGTGGATGTCAAGAATCAATTAGGCGGAGAAGGAAGAGCAGTTCTCACATCTTCGACTTCAACCCAATATTCTTTTGAAGATATAGGATCAGATACTTCAACTTATACTCGCTATGTAGTGGAAGGACTGGAAACTGGTGCAGCAGATAAAGATCAAGATGGTTGGATAACTGTTGATGAATTGCATGAATATGCCGCTAGAAAAGTGCAAGAAGCAGCACCAGCAATGAAACCGGAAATATATGCTATTAAAGAAGGTTATAAAATCAATCTTGCCAAAGCACCCAATGATCACCCACACTTAAAATATCGTCGAGAAGTTGAGTATTGGGTAGAAGGTGGTAATGGTGAAATTTCTTCTATAGGTCGTGCTGTATTAGAGGAGCTAAAAAACGAGCTAAAACTCACAAATGAGGAAGCTAATAAAATTGAAACCCAAGTTTTAGCTCCTATGGAAATTTACAAGGATAAATTGCATAAATATGAGGAGGCTTTACGTAAAGAAATTGAAGCTTGTTTTCCTCTTAGTGATAAAATTCGCAGTGATTTGCACCGGTTGCAACAAGTATTAGGGCTAACAGATGAAGCGTGCGACCAAATTGAAGCTCGTATAATTGTTGAAAAAAAAGCTCCTCCATGTCCAGAAGATAATATTCCAATTTTTCAAAATGGCCATATTTGGAATTATCTAGTAGTGGGTATTGTTGGCATAATTATAGGTATTACTTTAGGCGCTATGTTTCGCCCTCAATCTGTATCTAAATCTTGTCCTGTGCTTGAAGAGTATATTACAGGCGATAGAATCAGTGTCGGTGAAGAAATTTTATTGACACAAGATACAAATCCAGATAAACAAGCTGGAGTTCAAGCATTTGCCAAAGGTGATTGTCGGACTGCTATTCAGAAATTCGAGTCTTATCGGAAGATAAAACCTACCGATCCAGAAGCATTGATTTACTTGAACAACGCTATAGCTATTCACAGCAAGAAATACCTAAAAATTGCTGTAAGTGTACCCATTGGTACACATCCCAATATAGCCAAAGAGATGCTACGTGGTGTCGCTCAAGCTCAAGATGAGGTAAATCAGAATAATATTGATGGCAAACTTTTAAAAGTAGCGATCGCTAATGATGATAATAACCCAACAGAAGCCTTAAACCTTGCTAATTCGTTTGTCGAAGATACCAACATTTTGGCTGTCGTGGGACATAATTCGAGTAATGCTTCTAACTCCGCAGCTTCAGTGTATGAACAAGGCGGGTTAGTAATGATGTCTCCCACTAGCTATGCCCAAGATATTTCTAGTATTGGCAACTATATCTTTCGTACAGCGCCCAGCATTGAATCAATAACAGAGAGTGTTGCTCTTTATGCTATCAAGAAAATGAACAAAAACAACTTTCTCATCTGTGTTGATCAAAATGTAGATAATGGGGCAGTTAAGAATAATTTTACCCAAATTGTAAAAAAGACTGGTGGTACTATTAATCCTATCGGTTGCAATTTTTCTTCCTCTAAATTAAGCCCTAGATTTGACCCTAATTTTAACCCTAGTACAATCATTTCTCAAGCTCAGAATAGTGGTGCTGATAGCTTATTATTAGCTCACTATGTAGACAAAAGCAGGGACACTACAAGGCAAGGTTTAGCAGTGGTAAAAGCTAATCAAGGACAGTTGAGTTTATTTGGTACTCCTGCAATTTTCACTGGAGAAAGCTTACAGGAAGGAAAATACATTAATGGCATCATAATCTCTGTACCTTGGCATTCCCAAGCAGTTCCTAATGATCCCTTTGAGCAAAAGTCTCGAAAACTCTGGGGCGGACCGGTGAATTGGCGAACGGCTACGTCTTATGATGCAACTAAAGCAATTATTGCAGGTTTGCAAAAAACCAATACCCTTGAGGGTAATACCCGTGAGAGAC